One Dysosmobacter welbionis DNA segment encodes these proteins:
- a CDS encoding ANTAR domain-containing response regulator — MDRIILAFASEKAHAQITRILGSGGLAPSISCFSGAETIRAARKLGGAVVICGFRLRDMTAEMLAVDLTGIAPVLVISSPGNLELCGDRNLIKLAVPSSRAEFFASLDLAQGVLAGGAPAPRLHIQRSAEEERLICRAKAVLMEVNLMSEAEAHRFLQKYSMDTGLRLAETARLILERYTTG, encoded by the coding sequence ATGGACAGGATCATATTGGCGTTTGCCTCTGAGAAAGCCCACGCCCAGATCACCCGCATTCTGGGCTCCGGCGGCCTCGCGCCGTCCATCTCCTGCTTCAGCGGCGCGGAAACCATCCGAGCCGCCCGGAAGCTGGGCGGAGCCGTCGTCATCTGCGGTTTCCGGCTGCGGGACATGACTGCGGAGATGCTGGCCGTGGACCTCACGGGCATCGCCCCGGTGCTGGTCATCTCCTCTCCCGGGAATCTGGAGCTGTGTGGGGACAGGAACCTCATCAAGTTGGCCGTCCCCTCCTCCCGGGCGGAGTTCTTCGCCTCGCTGGATCTGGCCCAGGGAGTCCTTGCAGGCGGCGCCCCGGCTCCCCGGCTTCATATCCAGCGAAGTGCCGAGGAGGAGCGGCTGATCTGCCGGGCCAAGGCGGTGCTGATGGAGGTAAACCTCATGAGCGAGGCGGAGGCCCACCGCTTTCTGCAGAAGTACAGCATGGACACGGGGCTGCGGCTTGCAGAGACCGCCCGGCTGATCCTGGAGCGGTACACAACAGGCTGA
- a CDS encoding ABC transporter substrate-binding protein: protein MTKTKRIQILCLLGAVTLLLSGCWTEAPVESANGLLGDQEPADQQEEVILPAAFTLPYDPDQTLDPVTCADGMQQVAGSLIYEGLFRLDRQLEPQPWLCQSYTYDAASLTYTFTLRSGVTFSDGSPLTAADAAATLRRAKSSQRYSARLAHVAAVSAGDGVVIVTLSRPDSSLPALLDIPIVKSGTEESLTPVGTGPYYFTTDEAGACLASHSGWWRGESRPAERIALSAARDREAILYQFSSHEVQLITADLIGTEPITATGNISYEDADTTVLQFLGFNTARAPFQDSAARRALGLGINRETLVSAVLSGHARAAQFPVSPVSPLYPAELESLYSYDDFAAAMEAAGLNTGRTRTVTLLVNQENTFKASAAEHIAQALSDFDLQIQVEALPWEEYAAALAAGNFDLYYGEVRLPANWDLSALVGTGGSLNYGGWADPQTEQLLAACAAAEDRAAALSDLCAYLQQQAPILPLCFKSSSVLYQTGAVSGLTPTAAEPFYDLPSCQIHLRQP, encoded by the coding sequence ATGACCAAGACCAAGCGCATCCAGATCCTGTGCCTGCTGGGGGCAGTGACCCTGCTGCTGTCCGGCTGCTGGACGGAAGCCCCCGTGGAGTCCGCCAACGGCCTGCTGGGGGACCAGGAGCCCGCCGACCAGCAGGAGGAGGTGATCCTCCCTGCGGCGTTCACCCTTCCCTATGACCCGGACCAGACGCTGGACCCGGTGACCTGTGCCGACGGTATGCAGCAGGTGGCGGGCTCCCTCATCTACGAGGGACTCTTCCGCCTGGACCGCCAGCTGGAACCCCAGCCGTGGCTGTGCCAGAGCTACACCTATGACGCCGCCTCCCTCACCTACACGTTCACCCTCCGCAGCGGCGTCACCTTTTCCGACGGGTCCCCCCTGACGGCGGCGGACGCGGCGGCCACCCTGCGGCGGGCCAAGAGTTCCCAGCGGTACAGCGCCCGGCTGGCCCATGTGGCCGCTGTCTCCGCCGGGGACGGGGTGGTAATCGTAACCCTGTCCCGCCCGGACTCCAGCCTCCCGGCCCTGCTGGACATCCCCATCGTCAAGTCCGGAACCGAGGAAAGCCTCACCCCTGTGGGCACCGGCCCCTACTATTTCACCACCGATGAAGCGGGTGCCTGTCTGGCGTCCCACAGCGGCTGGTGGCGGGGAGAGTCCCGCCCCGCGGAGCGGATCGCCCTCTCCGCCGCCAGGGACCGGGAGGCCATACTGTACCAGTTCTCCTCCCACGAGGTGCAGTTGATTACTGCCGACCTGATCGGCACGGAGCCCATCACCGCCACCGGCAACATCAGCTATGAGGATGCGGATACCACAGTGCTTCAGTTCCTGGGCTTCAACACCGCCCGCGCCCCCTTTCAGGACAGCGCCGCCCGCCGGGCCCTGGGCCTGGGCATCAACCGGGAGACGCTGGTGAGCGCCGTGCTGTCCGGACACGCCCGGGCGGCCCAGTTCCCGGTCTCCCCTGTCTCCCCGCTCTACCCGGCGGAGCTGGAGTCCCTATACTCCTATGACGATTTCGCCGCAGCGATGGAGGCAGCGGGACTGAACACCGGCCGGACCCGCACAGTGACCCTGCTGGTGAATCAGGAGAACACTTTCAAGGCCTCCGCTGCGGAGCATATCGCCCAGGCCCTGTCGGATTTCGACCTTCAGATCCAAGTGGAGGCCCTGCCCTGGGAGGAGTATGCCGCCGCCCTGGCCGCCGGGAACTTCGACCTGTACTATGGCGAAGTGCGGCTGCCTGCGAATTGGGACCTTTCCGCCCTGGTGGGCACCGGCGGCAGTCTGAACTACGGCGGCTGGGCGGATCCCCAGACGGAGCAGCTCCTGGCCGCCTGCGCCGCAGCGGAGGACCGGGCCGCAGCTCTGTCGGACCTGTGTGCCTATCTTCAGCAGCAAGCGCCTATTCTGCCCTTGTGCTTTAAGTCCTCCTCCGTCCTGTACCAGACCGGGGCCGTATCCGGCCTGACCCCTACGGCGGCAGAGCCCTTCTACGATCTGCCCTCCTGCCAGATCCACCTGCGGCAGCCGTAA
- the pgeF gene encoding peptidoglycan editing factor PgeF yields the protein MSFVTHEQQSLVWLASPLLGGVRHGFSTRRGGVSPAPWDTLNLGPGRGDAPENVEENYRRFFAALDMDSAYPVLSRQVHRDDVRLCTAADAGKGLIRDRDYDADALITAEKGLPLVVFSADCGILLLHDPDAGCVGAVHAGWRGCAAGIVEKTVREMVRLLGARPERILAAVGPCIGKCCFETDGDVPEAMRASALGPEAGPYLERRGPKYHVDLAGLNRQWLLHAGVAPEHIDICGLCTACRPDLFWSHRKMGEARGAQVAVICL from the coding sequence ATGTCATTTGTCACCCATGAACAACAGAGTCTGGTCTGGCTCGCCTCTCCCCTGCTGGGCGGGGTGCGCCACGGATTCTCCACCCGGCGGGGCGGGGTGTCTCCGGCGCCGTGGGATACCCTGAACCTGGGCCCCGGACGCGGGGACGCGCCGGAGAACGTGGAGGAGAACTACCGCCGCTTTTTCGCCGCCCTGGATATGGACTCGGCGTACCCCGTCCTCTCCCGGCAGGTCCACCGGGATGATGTGCGGCTCTGCACCGCCGCCGACGCCGGGAAGGGTCTGATCCGGGACCGGGACTACGACGCCGACGCCCTCATCACCGCTGAAAAAGGACTGCCCCTGGTGGTGTTCTCCGCCGACTGCGGCATCCTTCTGCTCCATGACCCGGACGCCGGGTGCGTGGGAGCGGTCCACGCCGGATGGCGGGGCTGTGCCGCTGGAATCGTGGAGAAGACCGTCCGGGAGATGGTCCGCCTGCTGGGCGCCAGACCGGAACGCATCCTGGCTGCCGTGGGGCCCTGCATTGGGAAATGCTGCTTTGAGACCGACGGCGACGTACCGGAGGCCATGCGGGCCTCTGCCCTGGGGCCGGAGGCGGGGCCGTATCTGGAGCGTCGAGGGCCCAAATACCATGTAGATTTGGCGGGTCTGAACCGTCAGTGGCTGCTCCACGCCGGTGTCGCGCCGGAGCATATCGACATCTGCGGCCTGTGTACCGCCTGCCGCCCCGACCTCTTCTGGTCCCACCGGAAGATGGGCGAGGCCCGGGGCGCACAGGTGGCCGTGATCTGCCTTTGA